From a region of the Theobroma cacao cultivar B97-61/B2 unplaced genomic scaffold, Criollo_cocoa_genome_V2, whole genome shotgun sequence genome:
- the LOC18601470 gene encoding uncharacterized protein LOC18601470 encodes MEPTSSFPIPYTTGAICFAKALCDLGASINLMPLSIYNKLGLEKIKPTSVTLQLADRFVTYPYGIVEDVLLKVGKFFFPIDFIILDMEEDREIPIILGRPFLRTAQALIDVKKDELTLRVEDQQVTFSIFRALKVFNEHDECFSINVVDGIIENHYDGPLETSLIPSRNIVDEKILE; translated from the coding sequence atggagccaacaagtAGTTTTCCTATTCCTTACACTACTGGTGCTATTTGTTTTGCTAAAGCTTTATGTGATTTGGGTGCAAGTATAAATTTGATGCCATTGTCCATTTATAACAAATTGGGTTTGGAAAAGATTAAGCCAACTTCTGTGACTTTACAACTTGCTGATCGATTCGTCACCTACCCTTATGGTATTGTGGAAGATGTTTTGTTGAAAGTtggtaagtttttttttccaatagattttattattcttgaCATGGAAGAAGATCGTGAAATACCGATCATTCTTGGGAGACCATTCTTGAGAACTGCTCAAGCTctaattgatgtaaaaaaAGATGAGCTTACCTTAAGGGTTGAAGATCAACAAGTAACATTTAGTATTTTTAGAGCTTTAAAAGTTTTCAATGAGCATGATGAATGTTTCTCAATTAATGTGGTGGATGGCATTATTGAGAATCATTATGATGGACCATTGGAAACATCTTTAATTCCTTCACGTAATATTGTTGATGAGAAAATTCTTGAATAA